One region of Niallia sp. Man26 genomic DNA includes:
- the adhE gene encoding bifunctional acetaldehyde-CoA/alcohol dehydrogenase: MSTVEKDVKLKQEAADVQAIIDEIAEKGKQALDEFYKLNQAQVDHIVKEMALAGLDKHMYLAKLAVEETGRGIYEDKITKNIFATEYIYHSLKYDKTVGIISEDDAAGIFEIADPIGVIAGVTPVTNPTSTTMFKAIIAIKTRNPIVFAFHPSAQGCSSEAAKILRDAAVKAGAPENCIQWIEKPSIETTKALMNHPGISMILATGGPGMVKSAYSCGKPALGVGAGNVPCYIEKTAKVKRAVNDLILSKTFDNGMICASEQAVIVDQEIYEEVKGQLIQNGCHFLNPEEQKKVENLVINVNTCAVNPDIVGKPAYEIAAMAGVQVHKDTKILIAELEGVGPAYPLSREKLSPVLACYKAESTEEGLKRAEEMLEFGGLGHSAVIHSEDEDVTKEFALRMKACRIICNAPSSQGAIGDIYNAFMPSLTLGCGSYGKNSVATNVTDVHLLNVKKLAKRNVNMQWFKIPPKIYFEKNAVQYLQKMKDISRVFIVTDPYMVKFGYVDKVLHHLRQRSDLVQVEVFSDVEPDPSLDTVVRGTEMMAKFQPDCIIALGGGSPMDAAKGMWLFYEHPDEDFFGLKQKFLDIRKRVYKYPSLEGKSKFVAIPTTSGTGSEVTSFAVITDKENNIKYPLADYELTPDVAIVDPQFVMTVPPAVTADTGMDVLTHAVEAYVSNMANDYTDGLAVKAVQLIFEYLPRAYRNGSDEEAREKVHNASTIAGMAFANAFLGINHSLAHKLGAEFHIAHGRSNAILMPHVIRYNAEKPKKFTAFPKYEHFKADERYAELARILGLPANTTEQGVDSFVKAVIRLAKELHIPMSIAANGVDAKAFEEKVDYLADRAFEDQCTTANPKLPLVADLADIYRKAYKGV; encoded by the coding sequence ATGTCAACTGTCGAAAAGGATGTAAAGCTAAAGCAGGAAGCTGCAGATGTGCAGGCAATTATTGATGAGATTGCTGAGAAAGGCAAACAGGCGCTGGATGAATTTTATAAGCTTAATCAGGCTCAGGTTGATCATATAGTCAAGGAAATGGCATTGGCAGGACTCGATAAGCATATGTACTTGGCAAAGCTTGCAGTTGAAGAAACTGGAAGAGGGATTTATGAGGATAAGATTACGAAAAATATTTTTGCTACTGAATATATTTATCACAGTTTAAAATATGACAAAACGGTCGGAATAATCAGTGAGGATGATGCGGCCGGAATCTTTGAAATTGCTGACCCAATCGGTGTTATTGCAGGTGTCACACCTGTGACAAACCCAACTTCCACAACGATGTTTAAAGCCATTATTGCTATTAAGACACGCAATCCGATAGTCTTTGCATTCCACCCATCTGCACAGGGCTGCAGCAGTGAAGCAGCAAAAATTTTAAGGGATGCAGCAGTTAAAGCAGGTGCACCTGAAAATTGCATCCAATGGATTGAAAAACCATCCATTGAAACGACAAAGGCATTAATGAATCATCCAGGAATTTCTATGATATTAGCAACAGGCGGACCAGGCATGGTTAAGTCCGCATACAGCTGCGGAAAACCAGCTTTAGGTGTTGGAGCTGGGAATGTACCTTGCTATATAGAGAAAACAGCTAAAGTAAAACGAGCAGTCAATGATTTAATCTTATCCAAAACTTTCGACAATGGAATGATTTGTGCATCTGAACAGGCGGTTATCGTCGATCAGGAAATTTATGAGGAAGTGAAAGGTCAGCTTATCCAAAATGGCTGCCACTTCTTAAATCCAGAAGAGCAAAAGAAGGTAGAAAACCTAGTTATCAATGTAAATACATGTGCAGTAAACCCGGATATTGTTGGCAAGCCTGCCTATGAAATTGCAGCAATGGCTGGAGTGCAAGTTCATAAAGATACAAAAATTTTAATCGCTGAACTGGAAGGAGTCGGACCAGCATATCCTCTTTCCCGAGAAAAACTAAGTCCTGTCCTTGCATGCTATAAAGCTGAATCAACAGAAGAGGGACTGAAGCGAGCTGAAGAGATGCTTGAGTTCGGCGGATTAGGGCATTCTGCTGTCATTCATTCAGAGGATGAAGATGTAACGAAAGAGTTTGCCTTAAGAATGAAGGCATGCCGCATTATCTGCAATGCGCCATCTTCCCAAGGAGCAATCGGGGATATATACAATGCGTTTATGCCGTCCTTAACGCTGGGATGCGGATCATATGGAAAAAACTCAGTTGCCACTAATGTAACAGATGTGCATTTATTGAATGTAAAAAAACTTGCTAAAAGGAATGTGAATATGCAGTGGTTTAAAATTCCGCCAAAGATATATTTTGAAAAAAATGCTGTTCAGTATTTACAAAAAATGAAGGATATCTCACGTGTCTTTATCGTAACAGACCCCTATATGGTCAAATTCGGCTATGTGGATAAGGTGCTTCATCATTTAAGACAAAGATCAGACCTTGTTCAAGTCGAAGTATTCTCTGATGTTGAACCAGATCCATCTTTAGATACTGTTGTCAGAGGAACGGAAATGATGGCTAAATTCCAGCCTGACTGCATCATTGCATTAGGCGGAGGTTCACCGATGGATGCGGCTAAAGGAATGTGGCTGTTCTATGAACATCCCGATGAGGATTTCTTCGGACTTAAGCAGAAATTCCTTGATATAAGAAAAAGAGTTTACAAGTATCCAAGTCTTGAAGGCAAATCAAAATTTGTAGCGATACCGACAACATCTGGAACAGGCTCTGAGGTCACGTCCTTTGCCGTTATTACAGACAAAGAAAATAATATTAAATATCCGCTGGCAGATTATGAGTTAACACCAGATGTTGCCATCGTTGACCCGCAATTTGTAATGACAGTTCCTCCTGCTGTTACAGCAGATACAGGCATGGATGTACTGACACATGCGGTAGAGGCTTATGTTTCCAATATGGCTAATGACTACACAGATGGATTGGCTGTTAAGGCGGTGCAATTAATTTTTGAATACTTGCCAAGAGCTTATCGCAACGGATCTGACGAGGAAGCGCGTGAAAAGGTTCATAATGCCTCTACCATTGCGGGCATGGCGTTTGCAAATGCATTTTTAGGAATAAACCACAGCCTAGCCCATAAGCTGGGGGCAGAGTTCCACATTGCCCATGGCCGTTCAAATGCGATACTAATGCCGCATGTTATTCGCTATAATGCGGAAAAACCAAAAAAATTCACAGCATTTCCTAAATATGAGCATTTCAAGGCAGATGAGCGCTATGCTGAATTGGCAAGAATACTTGGGCTTCCTGCCAACACAACAGAACAAGGAGTAGACAGCTTTGTTAAAGCAGTCATCCGTTTGGCAAAAGAGCTCCATATCCCAATGAGCATTGCTGCTAATGGAGTTGATGCAAAAGCCTTTGAAGAAAAGGTGGACTATTTGGCAGATCGAGCCTTTGAAGATCAATGTACAACAGCAAATCCTAAGCTGCCATTAGTTGCAGACTTGGCCGATATTTATCGAAAAGCGTATAAAGGAGTATGA
- a CDS encoding DUF4097 domain-containing protein: MADEKRRILQLLEEGKLTIDEALSLIEKAEEADLAKTLKTDDESFDESVFQEKKKEPYQQSAFKFQSAKDKLFDFVDTAVKKVKEVDLDQLNITRHEEVSHIFQFTEVFPKNIDVDIPNGEVELIPWDQQEIRIECKAKIYRVDSSEQAKDLFLKEVKVKAKEDALEIKVNHKWMKLQTKLYVPKNTYHIAKVRLFTGSIKTYDLFADQVYAKTANGKITINAGQSEKLEADSANGGIVIENSVIQELDGETLNGAIKAEGFFKKVDLQSFNGNILCIDHSEEIEVLELKGTTGSIEVQLPEELAVTGSLKTNFGGFNVELEGIQIIEEKNDVLQKVMEFQSIQSLDKRTRIEANTKTGSIKIKKREQQ, translated from the coding sequence ATGGCGGATGAAAAAAGAAGAATACTGCAGCTTTTAGAGGAAGGCAAGCTGACAATTGATGAGGCGTTGTCGCTAATAGAAAAGGCAGAGGAAGCAGATTTAGCTAAAACACTAAAAACCGACGATGAGAGTTTTGATGAGTCTGTATTTCAGGAAAAGAAAAAAGAACCATATCAGCAATCGGCATTTAAATTCCAGTCAGCTAAAGATAAACTGTTTGATTTTGTAGATACTGCCGTAAAGAAGGTTAAGGAAGTGGATCTCGATCAGTTAAATATTACGAGACATGAAGAAGTATCGCATATTTTTCAGTTTACAGAGGTATTCCCGAAAAATATCGATGTTGACATTCCAAACGGTGAAGTAGAGCTTATTCCTTGGGATCAGCAGGAGATTCGGATTGAATGCAAAGCGAAAATCTACAGGGTCGATTCCAGTGAGCAGGCGAAGGATTTATTTTTAAAAGAGGTAAAAGTAAAGGCGAAAGAAGATGCTCTAGAGATAAAGGTGAACCATAAATGGATGAAGCTGCAGACGAAGCTATATGTTCCAAAAAATACGTACCACATCGCAAAAGTAAGACTGTTTACCGGATCCATTAAAACATATGATCTTTTCGCAGATCAGGTTTATGCGAAAACAGCAAACGGGAAAATTACAATAAATGCCGGGCAAAGTGAAAAGCTGGAAGCAGATTCAGCAAACGGCGGTATAGTAATTGAAAACAGTGTGATTCAAGAGCTGGACGGGGAAACATTGAATGGAGCTATAAAGGCTGAAGGCTTTTTCAAAAAAGTTGATCTTCAATCCTTTAATGGCAATATCCTTTGCATCGACCATTCGGAAGAAATTGAGGTGCTTGAGTTAAAAGGGACAACAGGCAGCATTGAAGTTCAGCTTCCAGAGGAGCTTGCCGTAACAGGTAGCTTAAAGACTAATTTTGGCGGATTTAATGTTGAACTTGAGGGTATACAAATAATAGAAGAAAAAAATGATGTGCTCCAAAAAGTGATGGAATTTCAGTCTATTCAATCGTTGGATAAACGAACAAGAATAGAAGCGAACACAAAAACAGGTTCCATCAAAATTAAGAAACGGGAGCAACAGTAA
- a CDS encoding STAS domain-containing protein encodes MSDCKKELYNYLNEQIESMAEEWLKTLSTNKSAFYRIEEGQPIKEELVNSYHTLVKNVLHVFHSEETVYKASISEWAVKVAKQRSQDAVPILESIEQLTCVKSILIKYIQKFAEESQENFSISNMFNWLRLTNYAFDIFTNIFIEYYDKFKHQQLSAQQETIYELSSPVIPITKGIGVLPLLGDIDTQRANIIMETTLKQCNNNNMEKLFIDLSGVPIIDTMVAQQIFHVIHALNLIGVTAYLSGLRPEVAQTAIQLGVDFSRIPIFNNLASALSRLGITVIEG; translated from the coding sequence GTGTCTGACTGCAAAAAAGAATTATATAATTATTTAAATGAACAGATAGAAAGTATGGCAGAGGAATGGCTAAAGACGTTAAGTACAAATAAATCAGCATTCTACAGGATTGAAGAGGGCCAGCCGATTAAAGAGGAGCTGGTTAACAGCTATCATACGCTTGTAAAGAATGTACTGCATGTCTTTCATTCAGAGGAAACTGTTTATAAAGCAAGTATTTCGGAGTGGGCTGTAAAGGTCGCCAAACAAAGATCTCAGGACGCTGTACCGATACTAGAGTCGATTGAACAGCTGACATGCGTCAAATCTATCTTAATTAAATATATTCAGAAATTCGCAGAGGAGTCTCAAGAGAATTTCAGTATCAGCAACATGTTCAATTGGTTGCGTTTAACAAATTATGCCTTTGATATTTTTACAAATATTTTTATAGAATACTACGATAAATTTAAGCATCAGCAGCTTTCTGCACAGCAGGAGACCATCTATGAACTGAGCAGCCCTGTCATCCCGATTACAAAGGGAATTGGAGTGCTGCCGTTGTTAGGGGATATCGATACGCAAAGAGCTAATATTATTATGGAAACTACATTGAAGCAGTGTAATAATAATAATATGGAAAAGCTGTTCATTGACTTATCTGGCGTACCAATTATTGATACAATGGTAGCACAGCAAATTTTTCATGTTATCCATGCTTTAAACCTGATTGGTGTTACAGCTTACCTTTCAGGCCTGCGTCCAGAAGTGGCACAGACTGCGATTCAGCTCGGTGTAGACTTCAGCAGGATTCCAATCTTTAATAATCTTGCCAGTGCTTTATCCAGACTTGGCATTACGGTTATTGAAGGATAA
- a CDS encoding CsbA family protein, whose amino-acid sequence MIYLAALIFPGLLVMLFTRVAYNRVVALVLTVALIAASAYKGYTNSFLLIVIDAFSLTVGFWLSGRLKKQSAKAAE is encoded by the coding sequence ATGATCTATTTAGCTGCACTTATTTTTCCCGGATTATTAGTTATGCTTTTTACAAGGGTGGCTTACAATCGAGTAGTTGCTTTAGTGCTTACGGTTGCGTTGATCGCTGCCTCCGCGTATAAGGGATATACGAATTCCTTTTTGCTGATTGTGATTGATGCATTTTCCCTGACTGTGGGGTTTTGGCTTAGCGGCAGACTGAAAAAACAGAGTGCTAAAGCCGCTGAATAA
- the uvrB gene encoding excinuclease ABC subunit UvrB, with amino-acid sequence MTQEFELVSKYSPDGDQPEAIKQLVSGINSGKKIQTLLGATGTGKTFTVSNVIKEVKKPTLIIAHNKTLAGQLYSEFKEFFPNNAVEYFVSYYDYYQPEAYVPSTDTFIEKDASINDEIDKLRHSATASLFEREDVIIIASVSCIYGLGSPEEYKEMVVSLRAGMEIERNQLLRRLVDIQYDRNDIDFKRGTFRVRGGVVEIFPASRDERCIRVEFFGDEIDRIREVDALTGEIFGERNHVSIFPASHFVTREEKMRIAIENIEKELEEQLEKLREDNKLLEAQRLEQRCRYDLEMMREMGFCSGIENYSRHLTLRPPGSTPYTLLDFFPKDFLLVIDESHVTLPQIRGMYNGDQARKGVLVEHGFRLPSAMDNRPLKFGEFEEHINQMICVSATPGPYELEHTPEMIEQIIRPTGLLDPTIDIRPIEGQIDDLISEIQERIKKNERVLVTTLTKKMSEDLTDYLKEIGIKVQYLHSEVKTLERIEIIRELRLGKYDVLVGINLLREGLDIPEVSLVTILDADKEGFLRSERSLIQTIGRAARNSNGHVIMYADKMTNSMEIAINETKRRRAIQEEYNEKHGITPQTIQKGIRATIRATQAAEEPEEYTASAKLEKLTKKDKEAMIAQMEAEMKEAAKALNFERAAELRDLLLELKAEG; translated from the coding sequence GTGACCCAAGAATTCGAATTAGTTTCTAAATATTCCCCTGATGGGGACCAGCCCGAGGCAATTAAACAGCTCGTTTCTGGAATAAATTCGGGCAAAAAAATCCAAACGCTCCTTGGTGCAACAGGGACAGGAAAAACATTTACTGTCAGCAATGTTATTAAGGAAGTAAAAAAGCCGACATTGATCATTGCACATAACAAGACATTGGCAGGTCAGCTTTACAGTGAATTCAAGGAGTTTTTTCCGAACAATGCGGTTGAGTATTTTGTCAGCTATTATGATTATTATCAGCCTGAAGCATATGTGCCGAGCACAGATACTTTCATAGAAAAGGATGCCAGCATAAACGATGAGATTGATAAGCTTCGTCACTCAGCGACTGCCTCGCTGTTTGAGAGGGAAGATGTCATCATCATTGCTAGTGTTTCCTGCATCTATGGCTTAGGTTCTCCTGAAGAGTATAAGGAAATGGTGGTGTCTCTGAGAGCAGGTATGGAGATTGAACGCAATCAGCTCCTTCGCAGGCTCGTTGATATCCAGTATGACCGTAATGACATTGACTTTAAGCGGGGAACGTTCCGCGTAAGGGGAGGTGTCGTCGAAATCTTCCCAGCATCCCGTGACGAGCGCTGCATTAGAGTGGAGTTTTTTGGAGATGAAATCGATCGCATCCGTGAAGTGGATGCATTGACAGGAGAGATTTTTGGAGAAAGAAATCATGTTTCCATTTTCCCAGCTTCCCACTTCGTTACACGAGAAGAGAAAATGAGAATAGCAATAGAAAATATTGAAAAAGAGCTGGAAGAGCAGCTTGAAAAGCTCCGGGAGGACAATAAGCTGTTAGAGGCACAGCGACTTGAACAACGCTGCAGATATGATTTGGAAATGATGAGGGAAATGGGCTTCTGTTCGGGAATTGAAAACTACTCCCGTCATTTAACATTAAGACCTCCAGGCTCGACACCATATACATTATTAGACTTCTTTCCGAAGGACTTCTTGCTAGTTATTGACGAGTCCCATGTTACATTGCCGCAAATCAGAGGGATGTATAACGGAGACCAAGCGCGCAAAGGTGTGCTTGTTGAACATGGATTCCGACTGCCGTCAGCCATGGACAACAGGCCATTAAAGTTTGGTGAATTCGAGGAGCATATCAATCAGATGATTTGTGTTTCAGCAACTCCTGGACCATATGAGCTGGAGCATACTCCGGAAATGATTGAGCAGATTATCAGACCGACTGGCTTGCTTGATCCGACGATTGATATCCGACCGATTGAAGGACAGATAGATGATCTGATTAGTGAAATTCAGGAACGCATTAAAAAGAACGAAAGGGTACTTGTAACTACCTTAACGAAAAAAATGTCCGAAGACTTGACGGATTATTTGAAGGAAATCGGCATAAAGGTTCAATATCTCCATTCTGAGGTAAAGACCTTAGAGCGGATTGAAATTATCCGGGAGCTTCGTTTAGGCAAATATGATGTACTTGTCGGAATCAACCTGTTGCGGGAAGGACTGGACATACCGGAAGTATCTCTTGTTACTATTCTGGATGCAGATAAAGAGGGCTTCCTCCGTTCTGAGCGTTCATTGATTCAAACAATCGGCCGTGCGGCGAGAAATTCGAATGGCCATGTCATTATGTATGCAGATAAAATGACAAACTCGATGGAAATAGCGATAAATGAAACAAAACGGCGCCGCGCTATCCAAGAAGAATATAATGAAAAGCACGGCATTACGCCACAGACGATTCAAAAAGGAATCAGAGCTACAATAAGAGCAACACAGGCGGCAGAGGAGCCGGAAGAGTATACAGCATCTGCTAAGCTGGAAAAGTTGACGAAAAAAGACAAAGAAGCAATGATTGCACAAATGGAAGCAGAAATGAAGGAAGCTGCAAAAGCTCTCAACTTCGAAAGAGCTGCAGAACTCCGCGATTTGCTGCTTGAGCTTAAGGCAGAGGGGTGA
- a CDS encoding HD domain-containing phosphohydrolase, which translates to MDIEKIKAQYIGTQLKEDIFSNSIEGLLLLKKGAVLEDTHIDLLLNHKVDVSSLTSISETSEALSAEQAYFAIFTQVEETFASLINKSEEGLEELLSDYRILIDLALHDITILDFILDDTHTSNSIYKHSINVGIISALIGQILGYSNRNCHLLSQMGLFHDIGMLLIKDEILNKKTKLTHSEYKEIQKHTTLGKSILFSINSLDIIISRTALLHHEKINGKGYPLNRQEKDIPFMIQIISVADIFNSMCSSTWHQKKKTYFEAINELIDEAHGNAINPAIVIPFVSYLMRKQLFKKVKLNTEQTAEIIFIHPNEPHLPLVRIEDDYLDLRKSASTKIIDRQA; encoded by the coding sequence ATGGATATTGAAAAAATAAAAGCACAATATATCGGAACCCAATTAAAAGAAGATATCTTTTCAAATTCCATCGAAGGTCTTTTGCTGCTAAAAAAAGGCGCTGTTTTGGAAGATACCCATATTGATCTTCTTTTAAACCACAAAGTTGATGTTTCTAGTTTGACTTCTATTTCCGAAACTAGTGAGGCTTTGTCTGCTGAACAAGCTTACTTTGCTATTTTTACACAAGTGGAAGAAACTTTTGCCTCATTAATCAACAAAAGTGAAGAAGGTCTTGAGGAGTTACTCTCTGACTATAGGATTCTTATCGACCTTGCCTTACATGACATTACCATTCTAGACTTTATTCTCGATGATACGCATACCAGCAACTCTATCTACAAGCACAGTATCAATGTCGGCATTATTTCCGCGCTCATTGGACAAATACTAGGCTATTCTAATAGAAACTGTCACTTACTAAGCCAAATGGGTTTATTTCACGATATTGGAATGCTCCTAATCAAAGATGAAATTCTTAATAAGAAGACAAAGCTGACTCATTCAGAATATAAAGAAATCCAAAAACATACGACTTTAGGAAAAAGTATTCTATTCTCGATTAACTCATTAGATATCATCATCTCAAGAACAGCTCTGCTTCATCATGAAAAAATAAATGGCAAAGGATACCCACTTAACCGGCAAGAAAAGGATATACCATTTATGATTCAAATTATTTCCGTTGCCGACATCTTTAATAGTATGTGCTCAAGTACGTGGCATCAAAAGAAAAAGACATATTTCGAGGCCATCAATGAGCTAATTGATGAGGCCCATGGAAATGCCATCAATCCCGCAATCGTCATTCCTTTTGTTTCGTATCTTATGCGAAAGCAGCTCTTTAAAAAGGTGAAACTAAATACAGAGCAAACAGCGGAGATTATCTTTATTCATCCAAATGAGCCCCATTTACCTCTTGTCCGTATTGAGGATGACTATTTGGATTTGCGTAAATCAGCTTCTACTAAAATAATAGATAGGCAGGCATAA
- the uvrA gene encoding excinuclease ABC subunit UvrA yields the protein MAKDKLIVKGARAHNLKNIDITIPRDKLVVITGLSGSGKSSLAFDTIYAEGQRRYVESLSAYARQFLGQMDKPDVDSIEGLSPAISIDQKTTSRNPRSTVGTVTEIYDYLRLLYARIGRPVCPEHGVEITSQTIEQMVDRILEYPERTRLQVLAPVISGRKGAHVKVLEDIKKQGYVRVRIDGEMHELSDDIELEKNKKHNIEVVIDRLVVKEGISQRLADSLESALQFGGGKVIIDVIGEEELLFSEHHACPICGFSIGELEPRLFSFNSPFGACPECDGLGSRLEVDVELVIPNPNLTLKENAIAPWESISSQYYPQLLESICNHYGIDMNIPVKDIPKPMLDKILYGSGKEKIHFRYENDFGQVRENDIQFEGVIRNVERRYKETSSDFIREQMEKYMGQQDCPTCKGYRLKREAQAVFVNGLHIGQVTEKSVLEGKNFFENLTLTQKEQQIANLILREISERLGFLNNVGLDYLTLSRAAGTLSGGEAQRIRLATQIGSRLTGVLYILDEPSIGLHQRDNDKLIDTLKHMRDIGNTLIVVEHDEDTMMEADYLIDVGPGAGVHGGQIISTGTPQEVMEDDNSITGQYLSGKKFIPLPLERRKNDGRVLEIIGAKENNLKNVSVKIPLGVFTAVTGVSGSGKSTLVNEILHKSLAQKLNRAKAKPGEHKEIKGIEQLEKVIDIDQSPIGRTPRSNPATYTGVFDDIRDVYATTNEAKVRGYKKGRFSFNVKGGRCEACRGDGIIKIEMHFLPDVYVPCEVCHGKRYNRETLEVQYKGKNISDVLDMTVEDAVSFFENIPKIHRKLQTIVDVGLGYIKLGQPATTLSGGEAQRVKLASELHKRSSGKTFYILDEPTTGLHVDDISRLLGVLQRLVDNGDTVLVIEHNLDVIKATDYIIDLGPEGGDKGGTILGSGTPEKIAELEGSYTGKYLKPILERDRLRMKQSIKDAEEITTG from the coding sequence ATGGCAAAAGATAAATTGATTGTTAAAGGTGCAAGGGCACATAATCTGAAAAATATTGATATTACTATACCAAGAGATAAGCTTGTTGTAATCACAGGACTGTCAGGCTCAGGGAAATCCTCTCTTGCTTTTGATACTATCTATGCAGAAGGACAAAGGCGCTATGTTGAGTCTTTATCAGCATATGCACGCCAATTCCTTGGGCAGATGGATAAACCGGATGTTGATTCAATTGAAGGTTTGTCTCCTGCCATTTCCATTGACCAAAAGACAACGAGCCGAAATCCGCGGTCGACTGTCGGCACGGTTACAGAAATATACGACTATTTGCGGTTGCTGTATGCCAGAATCGGCAGGCCGGTTTGTCCGGAGCACGGGGTTGAAATCACTTCGCAAACAATAGAACAAATGGTTGACCGCATATTGGAATACCCTGAGAGAACCAGACTTCAAGTGCTTGCACCTGTCATTTCCGGCAGAAAAGGGGCGCATGTGAAAGTGCTGGAGGATATTAAGAAGCAAGGTTATGTTCGTGTCAGAATAGATGGAGAAATGCATGAGCTGAGCGATGATATTGAGCTTGAGAAGAATAAAAAGCACAATATTGAAGTGGTAATTGACCGCCTTGTCGTTAAAGAAGGGATCTCTCAGCGTCTTGCTGATTCCCTTGAATCTGCTCTTCAGTTTGGCGGCGGAAAAGTAATTATTGACGTGATTGGAGAAGAAGAGCTCCTGTTCAGCGAGCATCATGCCTGCCCAATCTGCGGTTTTTCCATCGGAGAGCTGGAACCGAGATTATTCTCCTTCAACAGTCCGTTTGGGGCATGTCCTGAATGTGACGGTCTTGGATCGAGGTTAGAGGTGGATGTTGAACTGGTTATTCCTAATCCGAATCTCACATTAAAGGAAAACGCGATAGCACCATGGGAATCTATCAGTTCCCAATATTATCCGCAGCTTTTGGAAAGTATCTGCAACCATTATGGCATTGACATGAATATACCTGTTAAAGATATTCCGAAACCAATGCTGGATAAAATTCTTTACGGCTCAGGCAAAGAAAAAATCCATTTCCGTTATGAAAATGATTTTGGCCAAGTAAGGGAAAATGATATCCAGTTTGAAGGTGTTATTCGCAATGTGGAAAGACGATATAAGGAAACAAGCTCCGATTTCATCCGGGAACAAATGGAGAAGTATATGGGGCAGCAAGATTGTCCGACTTGTAAAGGCTACCGTTTAAAAAGGGAAGCTCAGGCAGTATTTGTGAACGGCTTGCACATCGGCCAAGTGACGGAAAAATCCGTCCTTGAAGGGAAGAACTTCTTCGAAAATCTTACTTTAACACAAAAGGAACAACAAATAGCCAATCTAATTCTGCGGGAAATCTCAGAGCGTCTTGGTTTCCTTAATAATGTTGGTTTGGATTACTTGACACTTAGCAGAGCTGCAGGAACTTTATCCGGCGGAGAAGCGCAGCGAATCAGACTTGCTACGCAAATCGGTTCACGGCTGACAGGCGTACTTTATATACTAGATGAACCGTCTATTGGGCTACATCAAAGAGATAATGACAAATTGATTGATACATTGAAGCATATGAGGGACATCGGAAATACGCTAATTGTTGTAGAGCATGATGAAGATACAATGATGGAAGCAGATTATTTAATCGATGTCGGTCCGGGAGCAGGGGTTCACGGCGGACAAATAATTTCAACGGGAACTCCACAGGAAGTAATGGAAGATGATAATTCCATAACCGGTCAATATTTATCAGGTAAAAAGTTTATTCCACTGCCGCTTGAGCGCAGAAAAAATGACGGCAGGGTTCTGGAAATTATCGGAGCAAAAGAAAACAATCTCAAAAATGTCAGTGTGAAAATACCGTTAGGGGTGTTTACAGCAGTCACAGGCGTTTCCGGATCGGGAAAAAGCACGCTCGTAAACGAAATTCTTCATAAAAGCCTTGCCCAAAAATTGAACAGGGCAAAGGCAAAACCGGGTGAGCATAAAGAAATAAAAGGAATTGAGCAGCTTGAAAAGGTAATTGATATCGACCAATCTCCTATCGGCCGCACACCTAGATCCAATCCTGCCACATATACTGGCGTATTCGATGATATCCGGGATGTTTATGCTACAACGAATGAAGCGAAAGTTCGCGGTTATAAAAAGGGCAGATTCAGCTTCAATGTTAAAGGCGGAAGATGCGAGGCTTGCCGCGGAGATGGAATCATCAAGATTGAAATGCACTTCCTGCCAGATGTGTACGTCCCATGTGAAGTCTGTCATGGAAAACGATATAACAGGGAAACGCTAGAAGTGCAGTACAAAGGGAAAAATATTTCCGATGTGCTTGACATGACAGTCGAGGATGCTGTTTCCTTCTTTGAAAATATCCCGAAAATTCACCGCAAGCTGCAAACGATTGTCGATGTAGGGTTAGGATATATCAAATTAGGACAGCCAGCAACAACACTGTCAGGCGGTGAAGCTCAAAGGGTTAAGCTTGCTTCTGAGTTGCACAAAAGATCATCGGGTAAAACCTTCTATATATTGGATGAGCCGACAACAGGCTTGCATGTTGATGATATATCAAGGCTGCTAGGTGTCCTGCAGCGTCTTGTCGACAATGGAGATACTGTGCTTGTAATTGAGCATAATCTTGACGTTATTAAAGCGACAGATTATATTATCGATCTTGGTCCAGAAGGAGGAGACAAAGGCGGCACTATTTTGGGAAGCGGCACACCAGAAAAGATCGCTGAGCTTGAAGGCTCCTATACAGGAAAGTATTTAAAACCAATTCTGGAAAGAGACCGTCTGCGTATGAAGCAAAGCATTAAAGATGCAGAGGAAATAACAACAGGATAA